The following are encoded together in the Paraburkholderia sp. BL10I2N1 genome:
- a CDS encoding GSU2403 family nucleotidyltransferase fold protein: MITSPTGSLYTLHETALHAMYADLERVAQMQDKVFIGAPGTIVQHRKGEAEYYARQYLDGDGRQRQAYLAGPVGSPEADALKQSVQDRIDEVKAVIKTVRELAKLNFGVADAKTYATVGALFNHGVFVAGGTLVGSHAYGVILNRLGIRAASYHTEDIDIARREQLALSDIPAGGLLEILKQTGIRFVEVPGLDRSAPATSFKEAGASRFHVDLLVPSADESFTIRPVPELNAHAAGLPYLAYVLGTSQNGVLLSRHGAVPVRVPDANRFAVHKLLVSQLRTNDSTKSLKDLQQAAVVIGFLGEHHPGSIADACEALPTSARSRVKRAVAPLERLLEPHPAALDEVREALAD; the protein is encoded by the coding sequence GTGATCACCTCGCCAACCGGATCCCTCTACACCCTTCACGAGACCGCGCTGCACGCGATGTACGCCGACCTCGAACGCGTCGCGCAAATGCAGGACAAGGTTTTCATCGGCGCGCCCGGGACCATCGTCCAGCACCGCAAAGGCGAGGCTGAGTACTACGCGCGCCAGTATCTGGATGGCGACGGCCGACAGCGGCAGGCGTATCTCGCGGGGCCTGTCGGCTCGCCAGAGGCGGATGCGCTGAAACAGTCGGTGCAGGACCGTATCGACGAGGTCAAGGCGGTGATCAAGACGGTGCGCGAACTCGCCAAGCTCAACTTCGGTGTGGCCGATGCGAAGACCTATGCGACGGTCGGCGCACTGTTCAACCACGGCGTGTTCGTCGCGGGCGGCACGCTGGTCGGTTCGCACGCGTACGGCGTGATCCTGAACCGGCTCGGCATCCGCGCCGCGAGCTATCACACCGAGGACATCGACATCGCGCGACGCGAGCAGCTCGCGCTCTCCGATATCCCGGCCGGCGGTCTTCTCGAAATCCTCAAGCAGACGGGCATCCGGTTTGTCGAGGTGCCAGGGCTTGACCGATCGGCGCCAGCAACGTCCTTCAAGGAGGCGGGAGCGTCGCGTTTTCATGTTGACCTGCTTGTGCCGTCGGCCGACGAGAGTTTTACAATCCGGCCAGTACCCGAACTCAACGCGCACGCCGCTGGCCTTCCGTACCTCGCCTACGTCCTTGGGACCTCACAGAACGGCGTGCTGCTCTCGCGCCACGGTGCAGTGCCGGTACGCGTGCCCGATGCCAACCGATTTGCCGTGCACAAGCTGCTCGTCTCCCAGTTGCGCACGAACGACAGCACGAAGTCCCTCAAGGATCTGCAGCAGGCTGCCGTTGTCATCGGCTTTCTCGGCGAGCATCATCCCGGCAGTATTGCGGATGCGTGCGAAGCGCTCCCTACCAGTGCGCGTAGTCGCGTGAAGCGTGCCGTCGCGCCGCTCGAGCGGCTGCTCGAACCGCATCCGGCAGCCCTCGACGAAGTGCGGGAGGCGCTCGCGGACTAG